A region of Chitinophaga horti DNA encodes the following proteins:
- a CDS encoding SDR family oxidoreductase — METNKMNRRKALGTLSILAAAPAVAVTSASAASPESKTMEDPQTKYPKPPFQRQQQPWPGLAGKMTPRPDHGETSYKGSGRLAGRKALITGGDSGMGRAAAIAYAREGADVAINYLPDEEPDAKEVVELIRKAGRKAVAIPGDIRTEAFCKELVAKAVQGLGGLDILVCNAARQQTKASILDITTEDFDATMKTNVYAPFWIIKAALPHLKPGASIIGTTSVQAADPSAELYDYAQTKAATTNYVRSLAKQLAPKGIRVNGVAPGPIWTPLQVSGGATMEKLEKFGGDTPMGRPGQPAELASIYVQLAANDASYSTGQIFGAAGGGGLP; from the coding sequence ATGGAAACGAACAAGATGAATCGCCGCAAGGCGCTCGGCACGCTCTCGATATTGGCCGCCGCGCCGGCTGTCGCCGTTACTTCAGCATCCGCCGCATCTCCCGAAAGCAAAACGATGGAAGATCCGCAAACGAAATACCCCAAGCCGCCTTTTCAACGACAACAACAACCCTGGCCCGGACTTGCTGGCAAAATGACGCCCCGGCCAGATCATGGGGAAACCAGTTACAAGGGCAGCGGCAGGCTGGCGGGTAGAAAGGCGCTCATTACCGGTGGCGACTCCGGTATGGGACGAGCTGCTGCGATCGCCTATGCACGCGAAGGGGCAGATGTGGCCATCAACTATCTTCCGGATGAGGAACCGGATGCAAAGGAAGTGGTAGAGCTGATCAGGAAAGCAGGCCGCAAGGCAGTGGCTATTCCCGGGGATATACGCACGGAGGCGTTTTGTAAGGAGCTCGTCGCCAAAGCGGTGCAGGGACTTGGTGGTTTAGACATCCTCGTCTGCAACGCCGCCCGCCAGCAAACGAAGGCCTCTATCCTCGATATCACCACAGAGGATTTCGATGCCACGATGAAAACGAATGTGTATGCCCCTTTCTGGATTATCAAGGCGGCCTTACCTCACCTGAAGCCCGGCGCATCTATTATTGGTACCACGTCTGTACAGGCGGCCGATCCGTCTGCAGAGTTGTATGATTACGCGCAAACGAAAGCGGCTACGACGAACTACGTAAGGTCCTTAGCGAAACAGCTCGCACCTAAAGGCATACGTGTGAATGGCGTGGCGCCCGGCCCTATCTGGACGCCCCTGCAGGTAAGTGGTGGTGCTACAATGGAAAAGCTGGAGAAATTCGGAGGCGATACGCCGATGGGCCGCCCCGGTCAGCCGGCGGAACTGGCGTCGATATATGTGCAGCTGGCAGCTAATGATGCGAGTTACAGCACGGGACAGATATTCGGTGCTGCCGGTGGGGGAGGGTTGCCATAA
- a CDS encoding chromate resistance protein ChrB domain-containing protein, with amino-acid sequence MKWITREHPKIDRIACPWLIRRFIDPAAEIIYVPFDQVLSQAAAQDATPFDIPGVELTHYGDECTFDYLIKKYAITDAAVLSMAPIVRGADTDRHDMAPQSAGLWAISAGLAHNFTNDLELLEQGMVIYDALYSWASHLQQEKHTQQPFEQQLLAVLNEALKSGRGRRMPAWVQELKNIIQDHIDTSLTLKELSQDLDINPSYLSREFSKHFDNLSFGEYLRKQRIEKAVELMRNPAHSLTEIAYLTGFSDQSHFSRIFRQHMGESPSDYRRKLLKK; translated from the coding sequence ATGAAATGGATCACGCGTGAACATCCCAAGATCGACCGCATCGCCTGTCCCTGGCTTATTCGCCGGTTTATAGATCCGGCGGCGGAAATTATTTACGTTCCCTTCGACCAGGTACTAAGCCAGGCAGCTGCGCAGGATGCCACCCCGTTCGACATTCCCGGGGTAGAACTGACGCACTACGGAGACGAATGCACGTTCGACTATCTTATCAAAAAATATGCGATCACAGACGCCGCCGTACTTAGCATGGCCCCTATTGTACGGGGCGCCGACACCGACCGGCACGACATGGCCCCGCAATCGGCCGGCCTATGGGCTATTTCGGCCGGATTGGCGCATAACTTCACGAACGACCTCGAGCTGCTGGAGCAGGGCATGGTGATTTACGATGCGCTGTATAGCTGGGCCTCGCATCTGCAACAGGAAAAACATACCCAGCAACCCTTTGAACAGCAGCTGCTCGCCGTGCTGAATGAAGCACTGAAGTCCGGCCGTGGACGCCGCATGCCTGCCTGGGTGCAGGAATTGAAAAACATCATCCAGGATCATATCGATACTAGTCTTACATTGAAGGAGCTTTCGCAGGACCTGGACATCAATCCCTCCTACCTGTCGCGGGAGTTTTCCAAACACTTCGACAACCTGTCTTTTGGCGAATACCTCCGTAAGCAGCGTATTGAAAAAGCGGTGGAACTGATGCGTAATCCGGCCCACTCACTTACCGAAATCGCTTACCTGACCGGCTTTTCCGACCAAAGTCATTTCTCCCGGATATTCCGTCAGCATATGGGGGAAAGTCCATCCGATTACCGGAGAAAACTGCTTAAAAAGTAA
- a CDS encoding DMT family transporter, with protein MGGNSIKGTALAVMAAVLWGVSGTFGQFLFQERGVDVVWLLSIRMLGAGSCLLLLAKFRERTSILGIWKNRKDAVTLATFTVAGMLAVQYTYFAAVQETNAATATVLQYAGPIFIAGYLAIINRRLPVAREFLALVLAVVGVFLLVTHGDIQRLAISEWGLFLGLASAVALAIYTLQPVKLLSRYPAALIIGWAMIGGGLICGIIKAPWHAAGRWDWPAYLSTVFIVIFGTLIPFYAYVTAVKLIGGQKASLLASTEPLAATILGVLWLHTPFTVIDWIGSICIVSTVFLLSRRKASDADRPTAQRQRTRDHASTRN; from the coding sequence ATGGGAGGCAATTCGATAAAGGGCACCGCATTAGCCGTGATGGCCGCCGTATTATGGGGCGTATCAGGCACATTCGGGCAGTTCTTGTTCCAGGAGCGGGGTGTAGACGTAGTATGGCTCCTGAGCATCCGGATGCTCGGAGCAGGCAGCTGCCTGTTGCTATTGGCTAAATTTCGCGAACGGACCAGTATTCTCGGCATCTGGAAAAACAGGAAGGATGCGGTAACGCTGGCCACTTTCACAGTGGCGGGCATGCTGGCCGTTCAGTACACCTATTTTGCGGCCGTACAGGAAACGAACGCCGCCACCGCTACGGTGCTACAATATGCCGGACCAATCTTCATTGCCGGCTACCTGGCGATCATCAACCGGCGCTTACCCGTAGCACGCGAGTTCCTTGCCCTTGTACTGGCCGTTGTCGGGGTGTTCCTGCTGGTTACGCATGGCGATATACAGCGACTCGCCATCTCAGAATGGGGGCTCTTTCTCGGCCTGGCTTCGGCAGTAGCCCTGGCGATATACACGCTGCAGCCTGTAAAATTATTATCCCGCTACCCGGCGGCGCTTATCATCGGTTGGGCCATGATTGGTGGCGGATTGATATGCGGCATCATCAAAGCGCCCTGGCATGCGGCTGGGCGCTGGGATTGGCCAGCGTATCTATCCACCGTCTTTATCGTGATCTTTGGCACCCTCATTCCTTTCTACGCCTACGTAACGGCGGTTAAGCTCATCGGCGGACAAAAAGCAAGTCTGCTCGCCTCCACAGAACCACTGGCAGCAACCATACTGGGTGTTTTATGGCTGCACACGCCGTTTACCGTTATCGATTGGATCGGCAGCATCTGTATTGTTTCGACGGTGTTTTTACTGAGCAGGCGAAAGGCCAGTGACGCCGATCGCCCGACCGCGCAGCGACAAAGGACGCGGGATCATGCGTCTACACGAAATTAA
- a CDS encoding Crp/Fnr family transcriptional regulator produces MTDITPFFQKINTYTTLSPEAEADWRSIIRPNSYDKGEDFIRMGSVPRNVAFVVKGLFAQSYIADSGEAVIKYFFPEGRIAGSIPATLTRSESLFSISALEATTVLEYNYHEFKRLVTLHASIATFYIHYMERHWIIDKEPYEISLRHDTAKSRYDDFIKNYPELLKRVKKHHIASYLGITPTQMSRIFFANK; encoded by the coding sequence ATGACAGACATAACTCCCTTCTTCCAAAAAATAAACACCTACACTACGTTAAGCCCCGAAGCAGAAGCAGACTGGCGCTCGATCATACGCCCCAACAGCTATGATAAGGGCGAAGACTTCATACGTATGGGCAGCGTGCCCAGGAACGTAGCTTTCGTTGTGAAAGGTCTTTTTGCGCAAAGCTATATTGCCGATAGTGGTGAAGCCGTCATCAAGTATTTCTTTCCCGAAGGAAGAATAGCAGGTTCTATCCCCGCCACACTCACCCGCTCGGAAAGTTTGTTTTCCATCTCCGCCCTTGAAGCGACGACCGTGTTAGAATATAATTACCATGAGTTTAAACGATTGGTGACGCTGCATGCGAGTATCGCTACATTTTACATCCACTATATGGAGCGTCATTGGATTATCGACAAAGAACCCTACGAAATATCGCTCCGCCACGACACCGCCAAATCGCGGTACGACGACTTTATTAAAAACTACCCCGAACTGCTTAAACGTGTTAAGAAACACCACATCGCTTCCTACCTGGGCATAACGCCTACTCAGATGAGCAGGATTTTCTTCGCTAACAAATAA
- a CDS encoding VOC family protein, whose amino-acid sequence MATKVFINLPVKNLSASMDFFQSLGFSINPQFTDDKACCLVVTDSIFVMLLTDAYFKTFINTELCDAHKSTEVLIALDAASKEEVEQTITKALSLGATSYAQPQDYGWMYQHSFADLDGHRWEFAYMDISKMPSQE is encoded by the coding sequence ATGGCGACTAAAGTATTCATCAATCTCCCGGTTAAAAACCTTTCTGCTTCCATGGATTTCTTCCAAAGTTTAGGTTTTTCTATCAACCCACAATTCACTGACGACAAAGCCTGCTGCCTGGTAGTAACCGATAGCATCTTCGTCATGCTGCTGACCGACGCATACTTCAAAACCTTTATCAACACTGAGCTGTGCGATGCACATAAAAGCACGGAGGTGTTGATCGCCCTGGATGCTGCGTCCAAAGAGGAAGTGGAGCAAACGATTACCAAAGCGCTCTCCCTCGGTGCTACATCATATGCACAGCCGCAGGATTACGGCTGGATGTACCAACATAGCTTCGCCGACCTGGACGGCCACCGTTGGGAATTTGCATACATGGACATCTCAAAAATGCCTTCGCAGGAGTAA
- a CDS encoding DoxX family protein codes for MKKAKILYWIFNGLFAALMLGTALPDVFPGEASVAAFAIMQLPAYLLPFLAVAKILGVVAIVIPGFPRVKEWAYAGLMIDLVGAAYCIMAAGFPAVYWIGMALPLALGAAAYLSYHYKLKVREQHAGQVFEVGMV; via the coding sequence ATGAAAAAAGCAAAAATCTTGTACTGGATTTTCAATGGCCTGTTCGCAGCCTTGATGTTAGGCACCGCTTTACCCGACGTATTTCCGGGAGAAGCATCCGTAGCTGCTTTCGCTATCATGCAATTACCTGCTTACCTGCTGCCGTTCCTGGCGGTGGCAAAGATCCTCGGTGTGGTAGCCATTGTAATACCCGGCTTTCCACGAGTGAAAGAATGGGCTTATGCCGGTTTGATGATTGACCTGGTGGGCGCTGCGTATTGTATCATGGCTGCAGGATTTCCCGCGGTATACTGGATAGGAATGGCTTTACCCTTGGCCCTTGGCGCGGCTGCTTATCTATCTTACCACTACAAGCTAAAAGTGAGGGAGCAACATGCGGGGCAGGTGTTTGAGGTGGGAATGGTATAG
- a CDS encoding PCMD domain-containing protein, with product MKRIALLLFVVISPILSCIKPALPNPEADIEKFDIDPGLTTGNTFIDQANRKIRVFLTAEAFDNGFAPSIGVSSGATITPASGDSIFPKNQTINYEVTSASGENKKTYTIEIVNVGDWSFEFENWTEHPEDHYETPVEASGISLWTSGNPGAALSGLPKQVSAYPTKSTTDGYRGTKAAELVTIKGTFLSEFVGIYLIAGSIFLGDFNSSMALANPLAATEFGEPYVGLPDRFIGYYKYAPGAVFQDKAANPVAGRTDKCAIYAVLYKGPELLNGTNILTSDRVLATAILPDGTGKSDFTRFEIPFTYKPGWEANAQNLMMAIVASSSSEGDHYAGAIGSRLVIDSLTIIPK from the coding sequence ATGAAAAGGATCGCCCTGTTACTATTTGTAGTAATATCCCCGATACTCTCTTGTATCAAACCCGCCCTGCCGAACCCCGAAGCTGATATCGAAAAGTTCGATATTGATCCCGGGCTTACTACCGGCAATACGTTTATCGACCAGGCTAACCGTAAAATCCGTGTATTTCTCACCGCTGAAGCCTTTGACAACGGCTTTGCGCCTTCGATCGGGGTATCTTCCGGAGCTACGATTACGCCTGCTTCCGGCGATTCTATATTTCCCAAAAATCAGACAATCAATTATGAAGTCACTTCCGCTTCGGGAGAGAATAAAAAAACCTATACGATTGAAATAGTGAACGTGGGCGATTGGAGCTTTGAGTTCGAAAATTGGACGGAGCACCCGGAAGATCATTACGAAACGCCCGTGGAAGCAAGCGGCATATCCTTGTGGACATCCGGCAATCCCGGGGCTGCACTGTCAGGTTTACCCAAACAGGTGTCTGCCTATCCCACAAAGTCTACAACAGATGGCTATCGCGGTACAAAGGCTGCTGAACTTGTCACCATAAAAGGCACATTTTTATCCGAATTTGTTGGCATTTACCTGATCGCAGGTTCTATCTTCCTGGGAGATTTCAATTCCAGCATGGCACTGGCAAACCCGTTGGCTGCCACAGAGTTTGGCGAACCATACGTGGGGTTACCCGATCGTTTTATCGGATACTACAAATACGCCCCTGGCGCCGTATTCCAGGATAAAGCGGCCAACCCCGTAGCCGGCAGAACGGATAAATGCGCTATATATGCCGTGTTGTATAAAGGTCCGGAACTATTGAATGGTACCAATATTCTGACTTCAGACCGCGTACTTGCCACCGCCATATTGCCTGATGGTACTGGAAAGTCAGACTTCACAAGGTTTGAAATTCCGTTTACTTATAAGCCTGGTTGGGAAGCAAACGCGCAGAATCTGATGATGGCAATTGTTGCGTCATCCAGCAGTGAAGGCGATCATTACGCAGGCGCGATCGGCAGTCGCCTGGTAATAGATAGCTTAACAATTATCCCAAAATGA
- a CDS encoding PorT family protein, protein MFKFTFYTFLILLGPMYSFAQQQPQSTPLKHAVEIHYNVGGLSPIPLPATIRKIHSYSPGFSPGLGYELQYKVASHWSLAAGVRLDVKAMRIKDSVQYFHTLIKVDSSEFEGNFSGTNFTDCRNVYLTLPITMIYHLGDNWRFKGGAYLSWLIHPYFQGDVSNGYIRKGNSLGEKVNIQSATFDFSTEQRTFDMGLQVGAQRQLGKYWFVKADLQWGLRRVFPSSFRGMDFAMYNVFGSVGAGIQL, encoded by the coding sequence ATGTTCAAATTTACTTTCTATACATTTCTGATCTTGCTCGGGCCGATGTATTCGTTCGCCCAGCAACAACCGCAGTCCACCCCGTTAAAACACGCCGTGGAAATACATTACAATGTGGGGGGATTATCTCCGATACCGCTACCGGCAACGATTCGTAAAATCCATAGCTACTCACCGGGCTTCTCGCCCGGACTGGGTTATGAATTGCAATACAAGGTGGCCAGCCACTGGAGCCTGGCGGCCGGCGTAAGGCTGGATGTAAAAGCCATGCGGATTAAAGATAGCGTGCAGTATTTTCATACCTTAATTAAGGTGGATAGCTCAGAGTTCGAGGGCAATTTTTCCGGCACTAACTTCACCGATTGCCGGAACGTCTATCTGACGCTTCCCATTACAATGATCTATCACCTTGGCGATAACTGGCGCTTTAAAGGCGGCGCTTATCTTTCATGGCTCATACATCCATACTTCCAAGGTGACGTCAGTAATGGCTATATCAGGAAAGGCAATTCCCTGGGAGAAAAAGTAAATATCCAAAGCGCCACGTTCGACTTCAGTACCGAACAACGAACTTTCGATATGGGCTTACAGGTTGGCGCCCAAAGGCAATTGGGAAAATACTGGTTTGTTAAGGCAGATCTCCAATGGGGATTGCGGAGGGTATTCCCCTCTTCCTTCAGAGGAATGGACTTCGCGATGTACAACGTGTTTGGATCAGTGGGGGCTGGCATTCAGTTATAG
- a CDS encoding DUF1398 domain-containing protein: MFTVEQIMSAHSKVKSGADFPAYVQEIKKLGVRYYQTFVSDGHTTYHGTDNYQVTSPGKYDTLDIAAQYDQTQFELGLKAHQQGLTDYPAFITACATFGVEKWEVNIDKMTCTYFDREGRNVLTEVVPQG; the protein is encoded by the coding sequence ATGTTTACAGTAGAACAGATCATGTCAGCACACAGCAAGGTAAAATCCGGCGCTGACTTTCCCGCTTACGTACAGGAGATCAAGAAATTGGGTGTGCGCTACTATCAGACTTTCGTCTCCGACGGTCACACCACATATCACGGGACGGACAACTACCAGGTGACTTCCCCGGGCAAGTATGACACCCTGGATATCGCGGCTCAATACGATCAAACGCAGTTCGAACTTGGACTGAAAGCGCATCAGCAGGGATTAACAGATTATCCCGCTTTTATCACGGCGTGCGCAACCTTCGGGGTAGAAAAGTGGGAGGTGAATATTGATAAGATGACCTGCACTTATTTCGATAGAGAAGGACGGAACGTTTTGACGGAGGTTGTACCGCAAGGATAA
- a CDS encoding winged helix-turn-helix transcriptional regulator, which yields MTTKKTNEQAETCPAQGLLKMLAGKWKPEIFRLAVGGPLRFSSLLRDIEGANKQSLSLALNELEESGLLNREVVREKPLHVAYHLTDKGKLLVPVFQQLEGLSS from the coding sequence ATGACCACTAAAAAGACGAACGAACAAGCGGAAACCTGCCCTGCACAAGGGTTATTAAAAATGTTAGCGGGAAAGTGGAAACCAGAGATCTTCCGGCTCGCCGTTGGCGGACCATTACGATTCAGCTCCTTATTACGTGATATCGAAGGAGCTAACAAACAATCCCTGTCCCTGGCGTTGAACGAGTTAGAAGAATCCGGGTTGTTAAACAGGGAAGTAGTCCGGGAGAAACCATTACATGTAGCATACCATCTTACCGATAAAGGCAAATTGCTGGTACCCGTGTTCCAGCAATTAGAAGGTTTGTCGTCCTAA
- a CDS encoding ClpXP adapter SpxH family protein, whose protein sequence is MEKHTNPLLCDPITGTCEIPDTLGGAHPKLAGAAASKPLKIIYFTDPICSSCWGIEPQLRKLKLEYGNAVEVEYHMGGLLPDWSYNSGGISKPSDVAHHWDEVSHHYQMPIDGDVWLEDPLSSSYPPSIAFKAAQMQDEQKAITFMRELREMVFLRKKNITKWENISEAATKVGLDANRLQQDYNGQADTLFRDDLKLASKMGVRGFPSIFVTDRQGRSEFIYGTKPYGLYETAIQKLLPVVAKHPYQREWSYLFDHYPTLTTREFATLMDVTMETSEKMLTGLVNEGKLHKLDTKNGPLWRK, encoded by the coding sequence ATGGAAAAACATACCAATCCGCTCCTATGCGATCCCATTACCGGGACCTGTGAAATCCCTGATACCCTCGGCGGCGCCCACCCAAAACTTGCCGGCGCCGCCGCCAGCAAACCTTTGAAAATTATCTATTTCACCGACCCGATCTGCTCTTCCTGCTGGGGTATTGAACCACAGCTGCGTAAACTGAAACTCGAATACGGCAATGCGGTGGAAGTAGAATACCACATGGGCGGCCTGCTGCCAGACTGGAGTTACAACAGCGGCGGCATCAGCAAACCGTCTGACGTAGCGCACCACTGGGACGAGGTGAGCCATCACTACCAGATGCCGATCGACGGCGACGTGTGGCTCGAAGATCCACTTTCCTCCTCCTACCCGCCCTCCATCGCGTTTAAAGCTGCGCAAATGCAGGACGAACAAAAGGCCATCACCTTTATGCGTGAGCTGCGGGAAATGGTGTTCCTGCGTAAAAAGAATATCACTAAATGGGAAAACATCTCCGAAGCCGCTACCAAGGTGGGCCTGGATGCCAACCGGTTACAGCAGGACTATAACGGGCAGGCAGATACGCTGTTTCGCGATGACTTAAAGCTGGCTAGCAAGATGGGTGTGCGCGGTTTCCCGAGCATCTTCGTCACCGACCGCCAGGGCCGCTCCGAGTTCATTTATGGTACCAAACCTTACGGGCTGTACGAAACTGCCATTCAGAAACTATTGCCTGTAGTGGCCAAACACCCGTACCAGCGCGAGTGGAGTTACCTGTTCGACCACTACCCTACGCTCACCACCCGGGAGTTCGCCACTTTGATGGACGTAACGATGGAAACTTCAGAAAAAATGCTGACCGGACTGGTGAACGAGGGCAAGCTGCATAAGCTGGACACGAAGAATGGGCCTCTGTGGCGAAAGTAA
- a CDS encoding lysophospholipid acyltransferase family protein translates to MTALLYYLALPVVYLISLLPFPLLYLLSDVFFGVLYYVVRYRRGVVMENLNNSFPEKSPAERARICRDFYRYFCDLFLETFKTLTISKEAMVKHCAFTPETVALFKRLHAEGKSVVLVMGHKGNWEWAGNTFSILCPQQLYVVYHPLRNKHFNGLMYNMRTRFGTKLIAMQDTFRDMVKNRNEISATALIADQSPRRENAQWVRFLNQDTAVFTGTERIAAKMNYQVVYVSVSREKRGYYTVTAEVLVEAPAKEAPGNITSLHTARLEADIINQPSTWLWSHRRWKHKKLTTTATA, encoded by the coding sequence TTGACAGCTCTCCTCTATTACCTGGCCCTGCCAGTGGTTTATCTTATTAGCTTACTTCCATTTCCATTGCTATACCTGCTTTCGGATGTGTTTTTCGGTGTGCTTTATTACGTCGTACGCTACCGTCGTGGTGTCGTGATGGAAAATCTCAACAATTCCTTTCCCGAAAAATCGCCCGCAGAACGTGCGCGTATTTGCCGCGACTTTTACCGCTATTTCTGTGATTTGTTCCTGGAAACATTTAAAACGCTGACTATCAGTAAGGAAGCAATGGTAAAACACTGCGCATTTACGCCCGAAACGGTGGCTTTATTTAAAAGGCTGCATGCAGAAGGCAAGAGTGTGGTGTTGGTGATGGGGCACAAAGGCAACTGGGAATGGGCGGGCAACACGTTCAGTATATTATGTCCGCAACAGCTGTACGTAGTGTATCACCCACTACGTAACAAACATTTCAACGGACTGATGTACAATATGCGTACGCGCTTCGGCACAAAGCTGATCGCCATGCAGGACACGTTTCGCGATATGGTGAAAAACCGGAACGAAATTAGCGCTACTGCATTAATAGCGGATCAGTCACCCCGCCGGGAGAACGCCCAATGGGTAAGGTTTTTGAACCAGGACACAGCGGTATTTACTGGTACGGAAAGGATTGCGGCAAAAATGAACTACCAGGTTGTGTACGTTTCAGTTTCCCGCGAAAAAAGAGGATATTACACTGTTACAGCGGAAGTTTTGGTGGAAGCGCCGGCAAAGGAAGCGCCAGGCAACATTACATCACTACATACCGCAAGGCTTGAAGCCGATATTATTAACCAACCCTCCACCTGGCTATGGTCGCACCGCAGGTGGAAACATAAAAAACTGACGACGACGGCTACGGCCTAA
- a CDS encoding fatty acid desaturase family protein: MLTGKQLILATKTYAHEKRGLSWWYTLSTLCLLIASLTATLVLPWLALRIAFSILSGLLIVRMFVIYHDFQHHTILKNSKLADAIMTVFGIYILAPASIWKRSHDYHHQHNSKLFSASIGSYPVATIQRFKAMSPGERRLYLFTRHPLTITFGYLFMFIIGMCVNSFISSPRRHYDALIALVLHVAAAAAVVFFAGWTAWILFMLVPFTIACALGSYLFYAQHNFPGVVFNINEDWCYDKAALLSSSHMEMNPVMAWFTGNIGLHHIHHLNARIPFYRLPEAMAEIKELQAATKTSLHPKDIYACFKLKVWNVEKQQMVGIN, encoded by the coding sequence ATGCTGACAGGAAAACAACTGATCCTCGCGACAAAGACTTACGCCCACGAAAAACGCGGACTCAGCTGGTGGTACACGCTATCCACGCTGTGCCTGCTTATTGCTTCCCTCACCGCCACTCTGGTATTGCCGTGGCTGGCGTTACGTATTGCTTTCAGCATCCTGTCGGGATTGCTGATCGTTCGTATGTTCGTGATTTACCACGACTTTCAACACCACACGATCCTGAAGAACAGTAAGCTGGCGGACGCCATCATGACGGTTTTCGGCATCTACATCCTGGCCCCTGCCAGCATCTGGAAGCGCTCACACGACTATCACCATCAACATAATTCAAAATTATTCAGCGCCAGCATCGGCTCGTACCCAGTAGCGACTATACAACGCTTTAAAGCCATGTCGCCCGGCGAGCGCAGACTTTACCTGTTCACCAGGCACCCACTCACGATTACGTTCGGTTACCTGTTTATGTTCATTATCGGTATGTGTGTGAACTCTTTCATCTCGAGTCCACGCAGGCACTACGATGCGCTGATTGCATTGGTATTGCACGTAGCGGCGGCGGCGGCAGTGGTTTTCTTTGCAGGATGGACGGCCTGGATATTGTTCATGCTCGTTCCTTTCACCATTGCCTGTGCGCTTGGCTCCTACCTGTTTTATGCCCAGCATAACTTCCCGGGAGTGGTGTTTAATATCAATGAGGATTGGTGTTATGACAAGGCGGCATTGCTCTCCTCCAGCCATATGGAAATGAACCCGGTGATGGCCTGGTTTACGGGTAATATCGGGCTGCACCATATTCATCACCTGAACGCACGCATCCCTTTTTACCGTTTACCAGAGGCTATGGCGGAAATCAAGGAACTACAGGCGGCCACTAAAACGTCGCTGCATCCTAAAGATATTTATGCCTGCTTTAAACTGAAAGTCTGGAATGTTGAAAAACAGCAGATGGTAGGCATCAACTAA
- a CDS encoding transporter, which translates to MTRILLTTLMMLTGSLSLFAQEMNTDISDETEEVHTVGKGSLQLEGAMLHNNYSGHRHTYIAEGLLRYGLTKRLEVRVMAEQGEHKEHFIDETTQSMYAMAAGFKLNILEESKGLLPAATLVTYLQVPVTYSSAVTAYWSPSILLTFQNELAEHWKLDYHGGIQQEAFSHEWNVPVSASLHYEASEKVDLFGEYYAQFKPGDNPFHNAGAGVAWQAVPRRLQLFFSGGSSIHHHPENYFLKLGAGWKIL; encoded by the coding sequence ATGACCAGGATACTACTTACTACACTCATGATGTTGACGGGCAGTCTGTCGTTATTCGCACAGGAAATGAATACCGATATTTCCGATGAAACCGAGGAAGTGCATACAGTCGGGAAAGGAAGCCTGCAACTTGAAGGTGCGATGCTGCACAACAACTATAGCGGCCACCGGCACACTTACATCGCTGAAGGACTACTCCGGTACGGACTTACAAAACGTTTGGAAGTGCGTGTGATGGCGGAGCAGGGAGAACATAAAGAGCACTTTATCGATGAAACTACGCAGAGTATGTACGCCATGGCAGCAGGTTTCAAACTAAATATATTGGAAGAAAGTAAAGGCCTGCTGCCGGCCGCTACACTGGTAACTTACCTGCAGGTGCCCGTAACTTACAGCAGCGCTGTTACTGCGTACTGGTCGCCCAGCATCCTGCTCACTTTTCAGAATGAGCTGGCCGAACATTGGAAGCTGGACTACCATGGCGGCATACAGCAGGAGGCCTTCAGCCATGAATGGAACGTACCTGTCAGCGCATCACTGCACTATGAAGCGTCAGAGAAAGTAGATCTTTTCGGAGAATATTACGCCCAGTTCAAGCCTGGCGACAATCCCTTTCACAATGCCGGCGCAGGTGTAGCATGGCAAGCCGTGCCCCGGCGGTTGCAGTTGTTTTTCTCCGGTGGATCGAGCATTCATCATCACCCCGAAAACTATTTTTTGAAGTTAGGCGCAGGTTGGAAGATCTTGTAA